The genomic window TGGAGAAAAGCCTCATGGGAAGAGGCTACGAGTTATATCGCAAACAAAATGGTCAATGCCATATCCAACTACGGTCCTGACACCGTGACATTCTATTCGGCTAATCCTGCCAAGTTTGCGATTACGTATACCGGAGGGGTAAGGCTGGCGAACTTGATTGGCGCCGTGGTATGCAGCTTCTATGACTGGGTATCTGACCTGCCTCCGGGCGAACCCATAACCTGGGGTGTACAGACCGACTCCTGTGAGGCGGCTGATTGGTTTAACTCAAAATACATCATCGTGTGGGGGTCAAACATCCTGGAAACACGCATCCCTGATGCCCATTTCCTGACCGAGGCACGAATGCACGGAACCAGGATCGTAGCCATCTTCCCGGAATACAACCCGACTTCAATCCATGCCGACATGTATGTCCCTGTAAAGCCTGGCACTGACTGCGCTCTGGCTTTGTGTATGGCAAATGTGATCATGAACGAAAAGCTTTACGATGAGACTTATATAAAACAGTACACCGACATGCCCATACTCGTCAGGATGGATAGCGGGAAGTTTCTCAGGGAAAATGATATGGTACAGGACGGGAGTCCGGATAAATTTTACGTCTGGGATCTGAGTCTTGATAGACCTGCTCTTGTGCCCGGTACCAAGGGAACGCTGAATACGATCGGCTGGACATTGAATCTGGGTTCAATGAACCCGGCCCTCGAAGGAACATTCACAATCAACACCCTGTCTGGCGAGATAAAGGTAACTACGGTTTTTTCCTTGCTCAAACAGAAACTCGCAACGTATGATCCTCCGCACGTATCTGTCATTACGGGTGTGGATGCCGACCTTGTCACACAGATAGCCCGCGAATTTGCAAAGACAAAACCCGCCAGGATTATCGGGGGCGCCGGAACAAACCATCATTATCATAATGACCTCATGAGCCGAAGCCATATACTGCTTGCAGCCATGACGGGAAATGTCGGAATACAGGGCGGGGGCTTCGACTACTATGTAGGACAGGAGAGATTCTGGCCCGAAGATGGGTTCGTAAAGCTTGCGTATCCGCTCGGTCGATCAAAACAGCGGTTCCAGCCCACGACGCTCTGGACATATGTACATGCGCATATTGCCTCCGAGGTTAATAATCTCTGGCCGCGCCCCATGATAGATTATATACGTGAAAGCGTGAGCAACGGCTGGATGCCACTCTATCCAGAAGGGACTCTCGACAACGGCAAGTCGCCCAAGGTTCTTATTATATGGGGAGCCAATTACCTAAACCAGGCGAAGGGATTTGAATCCATATTGACAAATCTTTGGCCAAAGCTCGATCTTATTGTGGATATCGACTTCCGCATGAATACAACGGGGTTGTATGCAGATGTGATTCTGCCGGCCGCCAGTATGTTTGAGAAGTGGGACCTCAGTGTTACCGATCTTCATTCATACATTAACCCCTTTACACCCATTATCGAACCGCAGATGGATAGCAAAACTGATTGGCAGATCTGGCAGCTTTTGGCTAAAGCGCTACAGGATACAAAGTTCTCTTTTACCGATATATTGCCGGGCGGAATCACGCTTACCCGCGATTTTTCGACACTGGTGAACGATTTTACCGAAAATGGCAGTCTTGCATCAGACAAGAGCGCGGGGCAGTGTATCCTGGATAATGCAGTGGAAACGAAAGGCATGACTATGGATGGAATTAACCAACAGCCCAGACGCTTTGTGGCTACACATGAGGAAAGGACAAGTGATATAAAGGAAGGTGTCGCGTACTACGGTTTTCAAAGGATGTATGAACTGAAACGACCTCTCTCCACGCTGACCGGACGTCAACAATTCTATATCGACCATCAGTGGTTCCTCGATTTTGGTGAACAATTGCCCGCATACAAACCGCCGGTTGATGAGGATAAATATCCGCTTCGCTGGAACACTCCGCATGGCCGCTGGAGTATTCATTCTGTATGGCGGGATGCAAAGTATCAGTTGCGACTTCAGAGAGGGCGTCCTATCGTGCATCTGAATCCAGCCGAAGCTCAGGCTCGTAGCCTGGCTGACAATGATGCAATTGAAATTTATAACGACCACGGAAAGATAGTTGCCCAACTTTGTATTTCTCAACGGATACCGGCAGGCATGGCTCATATGTATCATGGTTGGGAACGTTATAATTTCGAAAAAGGGGGATTCCAGAGTCCAACAACGATCCGCATGAAACCGACACAACTTGTCGGTGGCTATGGACAGCTTGAGTTCCGGTTTAACTATTGGGGTCCAACTGCAAGCCAAAGGGATACTCGCGTCAATATTCGTAAATACATTTCCTAGGAGGTAGAGTTCCTTGCCGATAATGAAACAGATAAGGATGGTGGCCGATCTCAATAAGTGCCTCGGATGCCAGACGTGTACAATGTCATGCAAAACGATGTGGACGGATAGAAACCAGGGACAAACACATATGTACTGGATTAATGTGGAAACCAGGCCCGGCAAGGGATATCCAAAAAACTGGGAAACCCAGGGCGGCTGGTTTACTGCTGACAGAAACAACATTCCCCTTCCTAATATCAACGAGGATTATGGCGCTCCGTGGGAATATAACCATCATGAAGTACTGAAAACGGAGGGCGGAGACTCCCAGGCTTCAAATTTAATTCCGTCCCCCGTGCCTTCCGGAAGTAATGCTTATGCCAGCAACTGGGATGAGGATGTTGGCAAGGGGACATTCCCGAATTCCTATTATTTCTATCTGCCTCGTATCTGCAACCATTGTACCGATCCACCCTGTTTGGAGGCCTGCCCGCGCCAGGCGATTTATAAACGCAAGGAAGATGGGATTGTCTTGATCGATCCGAAGAGATGCAGAGGCTACCGCTATTGTATTAAAGGGTGTCCTTATAAGAAGATCTACTACAACCCGGTAGAAAAGATATCTCAGAAGTGTATCTTCTGTTATCCCAGGATCGAGCAACGGAAAGGAAATTTCTGTGCAGCCCAGTGTGTAGGCCGCATATACTGGGTTGGCTATGCCGAGGATGCCAACAGCAACGTCTATAAACTGGTGAACAAATGGAAGGTAGCCTTACGGCTTCATCCTGAATACAAAACCGAACCGAACGTGTTTTATATTCCGCCTCTTAGCCCACCGACGTATTCATTTGCGGGTAAGCTGACCACAAGTCCACGCATCCCTATTGAGATGTTGGCAAAAATGTTCGGAGATACGTACGATCAGAGCTATGATCAACGAGTCGCCCGTATCAGGCAAATCTCTGACATTATCCAAAGTGAGCGGGAGAAGGTCTCGTCTGGAGGCAGTTCGGAATTGATTGATATATTAATTTCACGTTCAGAGACAGAACGGTTTCAATTATGAACAGGAGGCTGCTTTAATCATGGCCATCCATAACCTCAGTGGCTCTTCGAGAGCTATTACAGCCGTATTTGTACCCGGGCCAATAACCATCAACCTGGCAGACCCTGCATGGGCTCATGCCCAGGAAATGACCATTAGTCTCAGCAGGAGACTTCATGAATCAGGCGCGAGACTGCCATCCGAGGCAGAAAAGAGCAGGGATGTTAAAATAAAAGTGGTGCACAATGCCACGGATATCTTTTTTCTATGCCAGTGGAAGCAGAGCACGGCACATATTACGGTAGATGATTACACCCTTTTTGCCGATGCCTTTGCCATAGAAATCCCCCTCATCACAGAAGAGAGCCCTCTCTGGATGGGCGCCGCGGATAAACCGGTAAACATAATTTATTGGAGGGCGGATCTGCCTGGTCCTGAGAATATTGTTGGTGGCGGCATAGGCACTACTCAGAAGAGCCCGGATGCAGTCTCTCAGAACATCAGGCATTTCCAACGATGGGCCAATGGGGTGTGGAGTCTGATTATAACCCGACCTATGGCCGCTTCCTCGAATAACCAGGTCTCTTTTGCAAGGGGTGGCAGTTACAGAGTAGCCTTTGCCAACTGGAAGGGTGGAATCGATGCCGAACGAGGGGGCAACAAAATTGTCTCAGATTGGCAACATCTTTCCATCAGATGATGCTTTAAATTCAACCAATTGGAGGAAATTGGAGGGGGTCAGCTTCCAACCTGCCAATCCTGATTGCATCCGGAGTAATTAATGTCCCAAATATCATCGTTTCCAATCAGCACAGAGCCAGCTATACGGAGCAATCTTTACAAATTATTTTCTCTTGGATTCCGTTATCCTGTTCCGGAGGTTTTCAAGACGTTTCAAAATGGGACCTATTTAAAAAACCTGTGGGATAACATAAACGCTCTTCCCCATCTTAAAACGATTCATGTCCAACAGTTTGAATTAAGCGGGAAAGTTCAAGGCAGTCTGGGGGGGGTTAGCTTCGAAGACTTTGTGATAAAGTACGTCAGTACCTTTGATATTGGAACCCCAGAACCGCCCTGCCCGCCTTATGAAGGATTTTATCGATCAGAATCGAGGGCCGCCCTCATGCTCAGCATAAGCAAATTTTATAAACATTTTGACCTGATTATGAGTAAAAAAGAAGGGAGGCGTGAACTTCCCGATTATCTTTGTGCAGAGCTGGAATTCCTCCATTTCCTGACCTTTAAAGAGACACAGGCCAAAATTGACGGAAATCCGGAATTTTTGAGGGGGTACCTTCTGGCGCAAAAAGATTTTCTTGAACGGCACTTGATACAATGGATACCAAAATTTTGCGAATCTCTTCAAAATTCGGCCAGGGTGCCATTTTACGCTTTGCTTGCCAGGATCACCTCAATGTTTATCACCGGTGAGCTTGAACGGGTAACTTCAAAGGTAACGATGTTCAGCTAAAAATAGGAACGGGGTTGAAACGAATGGTTGGATATACAGAGTTGATATTAATGATTTCCGAACTGTTGGAAGGATACACTTTAAACTCTTTTCATAGAGATCTTTCCGATAAGCCATAAGCAGCCTATGATCACTATGCCACTCATTATATAAGCGCATAAAAACAGATTCTTTCTGATGGTCACTGGTTCACCAGTCAATGAAGTAAATAAACTTGGCTCTGAGACAACGAGTAACGAGGCACGTACAAATACCCCTGCGATGATAGCGATACAAAAGCCTAATACAAAAGGCTGGAATATACTTGTGTATGGAGGCAAAAACCAGCAGTCAGCTTGCCGCTGAAAATTTTTGTAATCAATCTCGCTGTTGTTTTTTCTAAACTCCTCCCGGAATGAGATGTACAAACTGTTGTTCTTTTGAAGCGTAGTCGTAACGGACACCAGCAAACCTGCCATAAGGATAGGAAATACCTTGATGAGATCAGGTAGTTCCGCAGGAATACGTCCAAAGGGTGATTCAAGCGAGCTAAGCCGGGAATCCAATTTATCTTTGCCTTCTTGCAATTTCGTCATATCATTATTCATCTTATCCAGTTCTTCTTTTTGCGCCCTTACGGCCTCTTTTAACCTTCCTACGAGCACGTCAGTCTTCTCCGTCAGCAGACCGAATGACTTTTTTACTTCGTGTCGAAGCTCTTGTGCTACATCTACCTTACCCATTGGACCCGAATAACTTTTCCAAAAATTCGGGTTTTCCTTTTCAACCCTATCGATATACCTTTGAATATCCATAATTCCTTGCTGCGTTATTTTCTGCAAATCAATGTCTCCAACCATATCCGATGTTATTTTTGCCTGCATGATTGGTTCCTCGATCTCTTTCCTGATGTCACTAAGCACTTCATGAAACCACGTTTCAATGTACCAGTGCACACCATCATTAAATGTGGTAATATCAGAGGGCAGGAAAAACTCCCCAATCTTTACAGAGACAGATTGCTGAACATTCGGCGGCATATTAGCGAAAAGTTGCTGGGTATCAATTGATTGTTGTACAGGGGCAGACCGCTGGGCGTGTGTTGATTGCCCTGATGTGTTAGAAGATGAATCAGAATGAAAGACATTCCAGAGATCTGACAATATTTCTCTCAGATGTTGCGGAAAACTCTTTATCTTGTTTTCAATGTTAGCCTGACTTGTCCTGATATTTTGGCCGAGGTTTATCATGCGCTCAGACTGACCAGTTAGTTGATCAAACTGAAATTTCTTTTCCTCTAATGATTTTTTTAACTTTGGTTCTTGCTCTTTATATTCAAAATACGGCTCTATCACATAAAAATGGGCAATCAAGGCAAAGAGGATGCCTGCACCAAGAAGACGGTTTACCTTATTTTTACACGACCTCAAATCGTCAAAAAGCACATCAAGCAATTGCGACACAGCCTATTCTCCGGATAAAGAAGCGTCCTCAGTTCCATAGTATCTATACTCAAGATGCTCATAAAATGTGAATTTTAAATTGATAATAAGGTGGCATGGACAAACTCTGTTTGTCCGTGCTGAACTACTATAAATCACAAATTGTGAGTCTGTGGAGTATAACAAAAAACATTTTGGTATTATTGGCAAAAACATGAAGGCGCCCCCTTTTCTCCTCCTGGCTGGTTCAAACTTGTAGTTTGAACCATACGTTTTGCACGTTACCATACATTTTCAACCGGCGCCAATCTTAGAAAACAGCAAGCGTTTCGCTTCAACCGGGGGGCGATTGAACCAGCCGGGCGCCCTTAAATTCTATACGCCATTGCCTTGCCCTGTGGATAAGACAGCATTAATCAATCGTAGAATCAAGATATTCTAAGCAAGGCATGACCGCTTCGTCTCTTGTCGAACGGAATCTTGGTCTGACGAACAGCGAACAGCGACCAGGTAGCCGACAGGGGAGAGCGAAGGTTGTGACAATCAAGGCTGATAATGAGTTAAGGGTTGAGTTGTCCATTCATTATTAGTCGTACGAACAGCCGCCATATTTTATGGCCATTTGTACACAATAATACGTTTATAGGTAACGTATTTTGTGACTATTTTGACATATAATAAAGTTCACAAAAACCTTGTTAAAAGTATACCGTACTTAGCGAAATATACCAATCTATTTTATTTGCTCGTGACAATGTAGTTTCTGGAAAATCCCCATAAAGGTGATGTTTGCTATACAGTGTAGGGGCGAAGCATTTGCTGTAATTGGCATAAACACTTCTATGCCCAAACGGGCGAATGCTTCGCCCCTGCTTCAAACAAATCTTTTAAACGAAAAAAAGCAATTCATTATTCATATCTGAATTCTTGCTTTTCCCTGTACTATTGCATTAAAATGAAAGAGAATTTGCATTCTTATTGAAAACCAAATACTTTTAATTCCACAAATATTCTCCTCCCGGGAGGGGATTGTCTGCCTGTTTTTTTTAGCGCCATTTGACCTCCATGAAAGATTTTCTCCGGCTTCTACAGGAACATAAACAATATAAGGAAATTACCAGAAATCTCCGGGCAGGAAAGGACTGTGTTGTGAACGGCTTATGGGGATCGTCTGCAATGTTTCTTGCCGCGGCGCTGGCGAACGAACGTTTAAAGAAGGACAAGGCGGCGCCACATCTGCTTTTGGTGGTATCCCATATTGAAGAGGCCGAAAATGATTTTGAAGACCTGAATACCTTTCTGCCACGCCATACAAGCCTTTTCCCGGCGATTGAAGATATGTATGGCGCCGATTTTGCCGATAATGCCGATATCCAGACGCAAAGGATCCAGGTGCTCAACCAGATTCTTCACCACGACGTCTACACCGGGAACCGGTCGGATATTATTGTGGCGCCGATTCTGGGGCTTTTGCAGGCCGTACCGTCCCGGAAAACTATTTCTGAGCATATCCTGAAAATTCAGAGAAATCATGAACATCCCCAGGAAGAGCTTATCGCATGGCTGCAGGACCATCATTATCAGGTATCGACTCAGGTTGAAAATGCCGGAGAATATGCGTTGCGCGGTGGCATTATTGATGTTTTTCCGTTCGCCTCAGACACCCCGTACCGTATCGAGTATTTTGGGGATGAAGTGGAGTCCATACGAAGATTTCACGTTGAGTCCCAGCTTTCCGAACAAGACTTAGATGCGTGTCAGATCCTTGCTCTTGATAAGATGTATACTGCAAACGCCCTTCCGGAAGAATCACGGCAAACGTCACTCCTGACCTATCTGAGCAAAGATACCTGGGTTGTCCTTGTCGAACCTGCACACATTGAAGATCGGGCAAGGAAGGTATTGGCCAGTATTGATGCCGAAGATGGTGCGACAGACTTGAGGAAAGAGCGCACGGACAAACGCGTTTGTCCATACCACCCGTTTGATGAGGTCTTCAGTCAGTTGCGTTCCTTCAGAAAAATTACCGTATCGAAATTGCCGGTGTCCTCAAACGATGGTGATTATACCTTTCATGTTAAATCGGCAGATATTTTTCCCCAAAAAATTCAGGAGATAACCGCGGAGCTGGGCAAGGTCATTGACGCCAATACCCACACGGTTGTCTTTTGCGATAACGAGGCCGAGGAGCAGCGGTTTCAGGAGATTATTGCTGAGGCAGGACTAAAAAAGAACCAACGTCTGTCGTTGTGCATCGGGCGTCTCCACTGCGGGTTTCAATTCTCTGATATTCACATTGCAATTCTTGCGCACCATGAAATCTTTCATCGGTACCAGCAGCGTCGTGAGTCAAAAAAGCCCATACAAACCAGGGCGATAGATTCCTTTCTGGATCTGAAAAAAGGGGATTATGTGGTGCACATAAGCCATGGCATCGGGCGTTATCTGGGGATGGATACCCTCGAAGAGGGGGGACAGAAAAGGGAGTATCTCACGCTGGAGTTTGATGAGGGTACGAAGATATACGTGCCTGCAACGAAGATCGAGCTGGTGCAAAAGTATATTGGTAGTTCTGATCACCGACCCAGGCTCGATAAAATCGGTTCAAAGTATTGGGAGGTCAGGAAAAGACGGGCAGAGCATGCCGTCAGGGACGTTGCCAGTGATCTGCTGCATATTCAGGCATTGCGGAACGCAAAGGAAGGTATTGCGTACCAGGATGACTCGGAATGGCAGAGGGAATTTGAGGAGTCGTTTCTCTACGAAGAGACTCCGGATCAGCTTCAGGTGATAGAAGAGATAAAGCGTGATATGGAGTCGAAGAGGCCTATGGACCGGCTTGTCTGCGGTGACGTTGGATATGGCAAAACCGAGCTTGCCATGCGGGCGGCCTTCAAGGCGGTTATGGGTGGCAAACAGGTGGCCGTCCTGGTGCCCACGACGATCCTCGCCCAGCAGCACTATGCCACCTTCTCGGAACGCATGGCTGATTATCCGGTAAAGCTGGGGGTGTTAAGCAGGTTTAAGACGCGCCGGGAGCAGAAGGACACCCTGGAGAAAGCGGCCGCCGGTTTTCTTGACATCCTCATTGGCACCCACCGGCTCTTACAGAAGGACGTCTATTTTAAAGACCTTGGACTGGTTATTATTGATGAAGAGCAGCGATTTGGGGTTGAACACAAGGAGCGGCTCAAGAGATTGCGGCAGACGGTCGATGTGCTCACCCTGACCGCCACGCCGATTCCCAGGACCC from Candidatus Brocadia sp. includes these protein-coding regions:
- a CDS encoding molybdopterin-dependent oxidoreductase, with product MSQDESIRASEVLAGQGEKVLLPALDLLEHISEPIGKYPYQGWESLYREQLDYDYFGRTTHSVNCTGSCTWKVYVKNNIAFKEEQYADYPDINASLPTYNPRGCQKGANYKEYVYGPQRLKYPLMRAGARGEGKWRKASWEEATSYIANKMVNAISNYGPDTVTFYSANPAKFAITYTGGVRLANLIGAVVCSFYDWVSDLPPGEPITWGVQTDSCEAADWFNSKYIIVWGSNILETRIPDAHFLTEARMHGTRIVAIFPEYNPTSIHADMYVPVKPGTDCALALCMANVIMNEKLYDETYIKQYTDMPILVRMDSGKFLRENDMVQDGSPDKFYVWDLSLDRPALVPGTKGTLNTIGWTLNLGSMNPALEGTFTINTLSGEIKVTTVFSLLKQKLATYDPPHVSVITGVDADLVTQIAREFAKTKPARIIGGAGTNHHYHNDLMSRSHILLAAMTGNVGIQGGGFDYYVGQERFWPEDGFVKLAYPLGRSKQRFQPTTLWTYVHAHIASEVNNLWPRPMIDYIRESVSNGWMPLYPEGTLDNGKSPKVLIIWGANYLNQAKGFESILTNLWPKLDLIVDIDFRMNTTGLYADVILPAASMFEKWDLSVTDLHSYINPFTPIIEPQMDSKTDWQIWQLLAKALQDTKFSFTDILPGGITLTRDFSTLVNDFTENGSLASDKSAGQCILDNAVETKGMTMDGINQQPRRFVATHEERTSDIKEGVAYYGFQRMYELKRPLSTLTGRQQFYIDHQWFLDFGEQLPAYKPPVDEDKYPLRWNTPHGRWSIHSVWRDAKYQLRLQRGRPIVHLNPAEAQARSLADNDAIEIYNDHGKIVAQLCISQRIPAGMAHMYHGWERYNFEKGGFQSPTTIRMKPTQLVGGYGQLEFRFNYWGPTASQRDTRVNIRKYIS
- a CDS encoding respiratory nitrate reductase subunit beta — protein: MYWINVETRPGKGYPKNWETQGGWFTADRNNIPLPNINEDYGAPWEYNHHEVLKTEGGDSQASNLIPSPVPSGSNAYASNWDEDVGKGTFPNSYYFYLPRICNHCTDPPCLEACPRQAIYKRKEDGIVLIDPKRCRGYRYCIKGCPYKKIYYNPVEKISQKCIFCYPRIEQRKGNFCAAQCVGRIYWVGYAEDANSNVYKLVNKWKVALRLHPEYKTEPNVFYIPPLSPPTYSFAGKLTTSPRIPIEMLAKMFGDTYDQSYDQRVARIRQISDIIQSEREKVSSGGSSELIDILISRSETERFQL
- a CDS encoding ethylbenzene dehydrogenase-related protein, which encodes MAIHNLSGSSRAITAVFVPGPITINLADPAWAHAQEMTISLSRRLHESGARLPSEAEKSRDVKIKVVHNATDIFFLCQWKQSTAHITVDDYTLFADAFAIEIPLITEESPLWMGAADKPVNIIYWRADLPGPENIVGGGIGTTQKSPDAVSQNIRHFQRWANGVWSLIITRPMAASSNNQVSFARGGSYRVAFANWKGGIDAERGGNKIVSDWQHLSIR
- a CDS encoding molecular chaperone TorD family protein, yielding MSQISSFPISTEPAIRSNLYKLFSLGFRYPVPEVFKTFQNGTYLKNLWDNINALPHLKTIHVQQFELSGKVQGSLGGVSFEDFVIKYVSTFDIGTPEPPCPPYEGFYRSESRAALMLSISKFYKHFDLIMSKKEGRRELPDYLCAELEFLHFLTFKETQAKIDGNPEFLRGYLLAQKDFLERHLIQWIPKFCESLQNSARVPFYALLARITSMFITGELERVTSKVTMFS
- the mfd gene encoding transcription-repair coupling factor, which gives rise to MNGLWGSSAMFLAAALANERLKKDKAAPHLLLVVSHIEEAENDFEDLNTFLPRHTSLFPAIEDMYGADFADNADIQTQRIQVLNQILHHDVYTGNRSDIIVAPILGLLQAVPSRKTISEHILKIQRNHEHPQEELIAWLQDHHYQVSTQVENAGEYALRGGIIDVFPFASDTPYRIEYFGDEVESIRRFHVESQLSEQDLDACQILALDKMYTANALPEESRQTSLLTYLSKDTWVVLVEPAHIEDRARKVLASIDAEDGATDLRKERTDKRVCPYHPFDEVFSQLRSFRKITVSKLPVSSNDGDYTFHVKSADIFPQKIQEITAELGKVIDANTHTVVFCDNEAEEQRFQEIIAEAGLKKNQRLSLCIGRLHCGFQFSDIHIAILAHHEIFHRYQQRRESKKPIQTRAIDSFLDLKKGDYVVHISHGIGRYLGMDTLEEGGQKREYLTLEFDEGTKIYVPATKIELVQKYIGSSDHRPRLDKIGSKYWEVRKRRAEHAVRDVASDLLHIQALRNAKEGIAYQDDSEWQREFEESFLYEETPDQLQVIEEIKRDMESKRPMDRLVCGDVGYGKTELAMRAAFKAVMGGKQVAVLVPTTILAQQHYATFSERMADYPVKLGVLSRFKTRREQKDTLEKAAAGFLDILIGTHRLLQKDVYFKDLGLVIIDEEQRFGVEHKERLKRLRQTVDVLTLTATPIPRTLHMSLLGIKDISSLNTPPLGRQAIHTQIVRFNPERIRQAIMLELNRDGQVYFVHNRVYNIERVARTLAEIVPEARIMTVHGQMDEKLMEQRMRDFIDGRADILVATTIIESGLDIPNVNTIFINCADTFGLADLHQLRGRVGRYKHRAYAYIILPVDRPITPEAEKRVKAIEEFAELGAGFRIAMRDLEIRGAGNILGTEQHGHIAAVGYEMYCRLLELAVRKARHEPIPEPIDVSIDLHLESFIPHTYIREDALKMDIYRRLNRSATFQEVRTIAKEMADRFGDIPHPVKNLLSESELRILAQQSKIRSMVKVDGVLVIHVANLKRAEASLCKLKKYLRVINDSTLHLGLPAKKMLPEDLLDFLKKSIKI